A region from the Arachis ipaensis cultivar K30076 chromosome B01, Araip1.1, whole genome shotgun sequence genome encodes:
- the LOC107647956 gene encoding uncharacterized protein LOC107647956, whose translation MRLALSGKCKICFIDGSLPKPDPVLDHALVELWQCTNDIVTTWLLNAISKDITASVIYAGSAVLLWQDLETRFSQSNAPSIFELKRSLMSLTQGSLLVSQYFTKLKILWKELNTFKPLVSCSCGGIKLIQAFLDQEYVMLFFMGLNEKLASVRSQILLSDPLPPIGKVFSLVLQEEKQRALTSPSQHMDFAVKQSPRPTAPSSPKVKGRKDRPLCAHCGLLGHTEDKCYRLHGYPPGYSQNKPVNAKSQVHHVAKAAHEQESQDPSLTSSFSLIAAQYNQLMTLLQTQ comes from the coding sequence ATGAGACTTGCGTTGAGTGGAAAATGCAAAATCTGCTTCATCGATGGCTCCCTCCCGAAGCCAGATCCAGTTCTTGACCATGCACTCGTTGAATTGTGGCAGTGCACGAACGACATCGTCACTACGTGGTTGCTGAATGCGATCTCCAAGGATATTACGGCAAGCGTCATCTATGCTGGATCCGCGGTTTTACTCTGGCAAGATTTGGAGACTCGCTTCTCTCAGAGCAACGCACCTAGCATCTTTGAGCTGAAGAGGTCACTCATGTCTCTGACTCAAGGCTCTCTCTTGGTCTCACAGTATTTCACAAAGTTGAAGATACTTTGGAAAGAACTCAACACCTTCAAGCCATTGGTATCTTGTTCCTGTGGTGGCATTAAGCTGATTCAAGCCTTTCTTGATCAAGAATATGTGATGCTGTTCTTTATGGGTCTCAATGAGAAATTGGCAAGTGTTCGAAGCCAGATCCTATTGTCAGATCCACTGCCTCCAATTGGAAAAGTCTTTTCTCTTGTGTTGCAAGAGGAGAAGCAGAGAGCACTCACCTCTCCAAGCCAACATATGGACTTTGCTGTCAAACAGTCTCCAAGACCCACCGCTCCTTCTAGTCCCAAGGTGAAAGGGAGGAAAGATCGTCCACTCTGTGCTCATTGTGGGTTGCTGGGACATACTGAAGACAAATGTTATCGTCTCCATGGATATCCTCCTGGATATTCCCAGAACAAGCCTGTGAATGCCAAATCCCAAGTGCATCATGTTGCCAAGGCCGCTCATGAACAAGAAAGCCAAGATCCATCTCTAACATCCAGCTTTTCACTTATAGCGGCTCAGTACAACCAATTGATGACTCTCTTGCAAACTCAGTAA
- the LOC110268803 gene encoding uncharacterized protein LOC110268803, protein MSDEKKAIVRDLGFGGLMHIPPLRVHHKILKELANSFKLGKNTLETGYGSFKVRPRTIGAALGINASGDLLPQKVNYKDLSEDNKQIFRRFQEKTLKNLTDEMMAIGVDNE, encoded by the exons ATGAGCGACGAGAAGAAAGCAATTGTTAGGGATTTGGGGTTTGGTGGCCTGATGCACATCCCGCCGCTAAGGGTGCATCACAAAATATTAAAGGAGTTGGCTAACTCCTTTAAATTAGGGAAAAACACACTCGAAACCGGCTACGGTTCGTTTAAAGTAAGACCAAGAACAATAGGGGCTGCGCTTGGCATCAACGCGTCAG gagatctattgCCTCAGAAAGTCAATTATAAGGATCTTTCTGAAGACaacaaacaaatttttagaagATTTCAGGAGAAGACCCTCAAAAATCTGACAGATGAGATGATGGCTATTGGTGTTGATAATGAATAG
- the LOC110265404 gene encoding uncharacterized protein LOC110265404: protein MAEVSSWIVDSGATTHITNSFKFLENAKPLTNHFVALPDHTKICALAIGNVVLNSSLILYNVIFILSFRVNLISVSSLLKLSNCTVLFFDLAFIIQDRTSKKVIDRGDETDDLFLLQSPFTVHTRSSVHSCRSVTNVDSTIWHARLGHTSEKVFNKLSHLLFNKTLKYNHSTCESKAPIAFWGDCVLTATFLINRLPSPALQHCSPYERLFLKQPDYQSLRVFSCLAHASSLLSQRHKFSLRAVRAIFIGYPSGYKGYKLYDPMNKKIFISRDVSFIKIEFFFRQLTDTSRPMVDNFPDIVIPVSITDAVPLAALTSPPSAQPPSQPSVDMLVIEPTSQHQSNIPNSPINLRKSSKQYRPPSYLKDYQ, encoded by the exons ATGGCAGAGGTTAGTTCTTGGATAGTTGATTCTGGAGCCACCACTCACATCACTAATTCCTTTAAATTTTTGGAAAATGCCAAACCTCTTACAAATCATTTTGTTGCTTTACCTGACCATACCAAAATTTGTGCCTTAGCTATTGGTAATGTTGTTCTTAATTCTTCTTTGATCCTTTACAATGTCATATTCATTCTCTCTTTCCGAGTTAATTTGATTTCTGTTAGTTCTTTGTTGAAATTGTCTAACTGCACAGTTCTCTTTTTTGACTTAGCCTTCATCATACAGGACAGGACCTCCAAGAAGGTGATTGACAGAGGTGATGAAACTGATGACCTGTTTCTGCTACAATCACCCTTCACAGTTCATACTAGGAGTTCTGTTCATAGCTGTCGATCAGTAACCAATGTTGATAGCACTATTTGGCATGCTCGTTTAGGTCACACTTCAGAAAAAGTCTTTAACAAATTGAGTCATCTTTTGTTCAATAAAACTCTCAAATACAATCATTCTACTTGTGAA TCTAAGGCCCCAATTGCCTTTTGGGGAGATTGTGTCTTGACTGCCACTTTTCTCATCAATCGCTTACCAAGTCCAGCACTTCAACACTGCTCTCCATATGAAAGACTCTTCCTTAAGCAACCTGACTATCAGTCTTTGAGAGTCTTCAGCTGCTTAGCTCATGCGTCCTCTCTTCTATCTCAGAGACACAAGTTCTCCCTGAGAGCAGTGCGTGCAATCTTCATTGGCTATCCTTCTGGTTACAAGGGATACAAGTTGTATGACCCAATGAACAAGAAGATTTTCATCTCCAGAGATGTATCCTTTATCAAAATTGAATTTTTCTTTCGACAATTAACCGATACTTCCAGGCCCATGGTGGACAATTTTCCTGACATAGTTATCCCAGTATCCATCACTGATGCAGTCCCTCTAGCAGCACTTACCAGCCCTCCTTCTGCCCAACCACCATCTCAACCATCTGTGGATATGCTAGTCATTGAACCTACCTCACAACATCAGTCAAATATTCCAAATTCACCAATTAACTTGagaaaatcatccaaacaatacaGACCACCATCTTACCTCAAGGATTATCAGTGA
- the LOC107647943 gene encoding uncharacterized protein LOC107647943 yields the protein MDLPLGYKSKSSGLVCKLNKSIYSLRQASRKWFYKFTLALLTHKFKQSKHDYLLFSYGSGDKIIYWLVYVDDIILASPSKDMMHKVQKLLEASFKLKILGDLKYFLGLELAKSSDGIILSQRKYALSILEDTNFTDSKSVSLPMEANLRLSDSDGDLLADSSIYRRLIGRLMYLTISRPDITYAVSTLSQFSSKPRTTHMNALHHLLRYLKGTVGQGLLFSAKSEKRLINYADVDWAGCPDTRRSVSGYCVFIGDSLIFWRSKKQQTISRSSAESEYRAMAAVAAELTWLTGLLSDFQIKAPSSMLFCDSMSAIHIASNPHFTRGLRILR from the coding sequence ATGGACCTGCCTCTTGGTTACAAGTCGAAGAGCTCTGGACTCGTATGCAAGTTGAACAAGTCCATCTATAGTTTGAGACAAGCCTCAAGAAAATGGTTTTATAAATTCACTTTAGCGCTGCTCACTCACAAGTTCAAACAGTCCAAGCATGATTACTTACTCTTCTCTTATGGTAGTGGCGACAAGATTATTTACTGGCTGGTTTATGTAGATGACATCATACTAGCTAGTCCTTCCAAGGATATGATGCATAAGGTGCAGAAACTGTTAGAGGCCTCCTTCAAATTGAAAATTCTGGGTGATTTGAAGTATTTCTTAGGCTTGGAACTAGCAAAGTCCAGTGATGGAATTATCCTCAGCCAAAGAAAGTACGCCTTAAGCATCTTGGAGGACACTAATTTTACAGATTCCAAGTCTGTTTCTCTGCCTATGGAGGCTAACCTCAGGCTGAGCGACTCCGATGGTGATTTGCTTGCAGACTCCTCCATCTACCGGAGACTAATAGGGAGGTTAATGTACCTCACCATATCCCGTCCGGACATTACTTATGCGGTTTCTACCCTTAGTCAATTCTCGTCTAAGCCTAGAACTACTCACATGAATGCACTTCACCATCTCTTGCGATACTTGAAAGGAACCGTGGGTCAAGGGTTATTATTTTCTGCAAAATCAGAAAAGAGGCTAATTAATTATGCGGATGTAGATTGGGCGGGATGTCCCGACACTAGAAGAAGCGTTTCAGGTTACTGTGTGTTCATTGGGGACTCTCTGATTTTCTGGAGATCAAAGAAACAACAAACGATTTCCCGATCATCTGCTGAATCTGAATACAGAGCTATGGCAGCTGTGGCTGCTGAATTGACTTGGTTGACAGGACTCCTATCTGATTTTCAAATCAAGGCACCATCTTCCATGCTGTTTTGTGACTCTATGTCAGCCATCCACATTGCATCAAACCCACATTTCACGAGAGGACTAAGAATATTGAGGTAG